Genomic DNA from Paenibacillus donghaensis:
TGGCCCTCGGAGATACCGTGATTCATTTCAACGGGCTGGTTACCATTCCCCGTAAAGCACTTCAGGCTGTTCGCCAGCATACGGGAATGGTGTTTCAATCCTATAATTTATTCCCGCATATGACGGCGATTGGTAATATAATGGAAGGACAGGTTACCGTTCAGAAGCGGTCTAGAGATGAAGCGCGTAAGCGTGGACTTCAATTGCTGGCCAAGGTGGGCCTGGCTGACAAAGCGGATTCATATCCGCACCAGCTATCCGGCGGACAGCAGCAGCGGGTGGCCATTGCCCGGGCTATGGCGGTGGAGCCGGAGGTGCTGCTGTTCGATGAACCAACCTCGGCGCTCGACCCCGAGCTGGTGGGTGAAGTGCTTAAGGTGATCCGCCAGCTGGCTGCGGAAGGCATGACGATGATTATTGTGACCCATGAGATGAAATTCGCCGCCGACGTGGCAGACTGGGTAATTCTGATGGATGAAGGTGTGATTCTGGTGCAGGGTACCCCTCAGGAGGTGCTGATAGAGACGAAGAACCCGCGTGCGCTGCAGTTTCTCAGGCAGACTGAGCGGTGATGAGGGTAGCGAAGGTGGATGGTGGACGCTAACAGCTGGCTATCAACTGCTGACTGCTCCTTGGATTCTGCTGAACGTTGTTTAGCCAAGTATCCTGGTTAGGTTGCAAGACAAGTATTAGTACAATGGCGGGAGAGGTTGTGTGGGTGTGAAGATGTGGAACGGGGAGGACACTGGAGTCTGTTGTGTTGAAATACCGGCTGATGTGGCGGAGCCGACCGTGCTGCAGTTGATGTCAGCGCTGTCTGCCGCGAAGC
This window encodes:
- a CDS encoding amino acid ABC transporter ATP-binding protein produces the protein MIEIADLHKSFGTLQVLKGIDLKLEDGKVLVIIGPSGSGKTTLLRCFNLLEIPDQGTLALGDTVIHFNGLVTIPRKALQAVRQHTGMVFQSYNLFPHMTAIGNIMEGQVTVQKRSRDEARKRGLQLLAKVGLADKADSYPHQLSGGQQQRVAIARAMAVEPEVLLFDEPTSALDPELVGEVLKVIRQLAAEGMTMIIVTHEMKFAADVADWVILMDEGVILVQGTPQEVLIETKNPRALQFLRQTER